AGAAATCGTAGGCTTTTGTGCTCCTGTAGCGACAATTAGAACATCAGCTGTAGCAATTTCAGATTGTATATCTGCATAATCTTTAACAATAAGGTTAAATTTTCCTGCTATTTTTTCGGCTTTGTCTTTGGTGCGGTTTATAAGCGTAATGTTTTCATTGCGCGTATGCTTTACGAGATTTTCACAGGTATTACGCCCTATTTTACCCGTACCAAATAGCAAAATATTCTTTTCTGAAATAAAAGGAACACGAGATAAAATATATTGTACCGAAGCAAAACTTACCGATGTTGCACCACTAGAAATGTTGGTTTCGTTTTTTATACGCTTACTGGCTTGTATTACAGAGTTTACTAAACGCTCCATAAACGGATTAACCAGTTTTAACTTTTTTGCTCTGCGAAAACCATTTTTTAACTGACTGATGATTTCAAAATCACCTAATATCTGACTGTCTAAACCGGTACCCACTTTAAAAAGATGATCTACCGCTTCTTCGTTTTTATAAGAATAAGAAACCTTTTCAAATTCCTGAATCGTTCCCTGCGTATGTTCACAAAGTAATTTTACAAGATCTAGCGGTTCTTGAGCAAAGCCATATAGTTCAGTGCGGTTGCACGTAGAAATAATACTTAGACCTTCTATGCCTTCTTCACGGGCACGTTCTAAAATGCGTTCTTGTACTGCCGTATCTACACTAAAATGACCGCGCGTCTCAGCATCTGCTTTTAAATAGCTTAAGCCAATGGCGAAAAAATCACCGGGATAAGCCGGATAAAAATGTCGTTTGCCGTTTGTATTCATAATATCGCTGGCAAAAGTATTCCGCAGCTTGTTTAAAAAATAACGCTAGACGTATCATTTTTAACGATACCCGAATAAAAAGTAGTTTTTAAGTATAAAATGCTCAAAATGCCCTAATTTAGTGAAGTAATCTAAACCTAAGATTTCCCTTTTGTTTAGAATAAATCTAAATAAAACTCCTTTTTTAGAATATGGAAGCTTTAAAAAATAACGCTCTAGGTTTGTATAGTGAGACCAATATTGAAGATGGTTTTTTTATTTTAAAATTTAATAATGATACTCCTGAAAACCAATTAATAACCCGCGAGGTTGATAGCAGTTATATCCAATTTCACTTTTGTGCAAAAGGTTCTTCCGTTTTTCAATTTAATGAAGGTAATTATAAACTTCCGTTAGGAGAAGAGCACTCTTTATTGTTGTACAATCCGCAGCGGGATTTACCCATAAATCTTGAGATTACCCCAGACAGCTGGGTGATTTCGGTTTTTATATCAATTAAAAAATTTCATTCTCTTTTTTCTCGCGAAGCAGATTTTATCACCTTTTTAAGTGATGAAAACCGAGATCGTAAATACTATAAAGATGGAAATATCTCGCCATCTATGGCGATAGTTTTAAATCAGTTAATGAATTACAATTTGCACCCTTCAATCAAGGCTTTATATTTTAAAGGGAAGGCGTATGAGCTACTAAGCCTGTATTTTAATCGGCCTTCAGAAGCAGATACAGAACAATGTCCGTTTTTGGTTGATGAAGATAATGTCGCAAAAATAAAACGTGCAAAAGATATTATCATCGCGCGTATGGCAGAGCCACCCTCCCTACAAGAACTTGCAGATGAAATTAACTTAAGTATTAATAAACTTAAGGAAGGTTTTAAACAAATCTATGGCGACTCGGTTTACAGCTTTTTGTTTGATTACAAGATGGAAGTCGCTCGGCAATTACTTGCTTCCGGTTCGCATAATGTAAACGAAGTAGGTTTAAAAATAGGGTACAGTACCGCCAGTCATTTTATAGCAGCCTTTAAAAAACAATACGGTACAACGCCTAAAAAATACATTCAATCTCTAAACTAATTTTATGAAAAATCTTTTATTGCTAGTTTTCCTTTCCTCATTGATTTTAAGTTGTAATTCGACTAAAAGTGGTGTTTTTCTGACCAAAAAAAATGTGCTGGTTTTTACAAAAACCAACGGTTTTAGACACGCTTCGATAGAACCCGGAGTTACTGCATTAAAAGAAATAGCTTCAGAAAATCACTGGGCAGTTCAGCACTCTGAAGATTCATTAATATTTAATTCTGAAAATTTAAAAAACTTTGATTTAATAGTTTTTCTAAGCACAACCGGAGATATTCTGGGAGAAGAACAACAGGTAGCTTTTCAGAATTATATGGAAACCGGGGGAAAATTCTTTGGTATTCATGCAGCATCTGATACCGAATATGACTGGCCCTGGTACGGGAAATTTATAGGAGGCTATTTTTTAAGCCATCCTGAAACTCAAAAAGCCCGTATAAAAAAAATAGAGAATCATAAGACGGTTAAAGCATTTCCGGAGTCTTTTGAGCGGGTAGATGAGTGGTACAATTTTAAAAACCTGAATCCAAATGTTCATGTAACGCTAACACTTGACGAGTCTTCTTACAAAGGCGGTAAAAATGGGGAGTACCACCCGCATGCCTGGTTTCATAAGGTAGGGGAAGGTGAAATGTATTACACGGGAGGAGGTCATACTGACGAATCATACACAGAACCTCAATTTAGACAGCATTTAGAAGATGTAATGAAATGGTTAATTAGTTATTCTAACCAATAGAAAACATCAATACACCACCTAACAACCCTTATAGCTTTTTGGTTTTAAAAAGTGGATAAGTCGTAGTTTTGTAAATCAAAAAAAAGAAAATGAAAAAAGGAGTACTTATGGTTAATCTGGGATCACCAGATAGCACAGACCCTAAAGATGTAAAAAAGTACCTTGGGCAATTTTTGATGGATGAACGCGTGATTGATTTTCCCTTGTGGGCACGCACCCTTCTAGTGAAAGGGATTATCCTAAATACACGTCCTAAAAAATCTGCTGAAGCCTATTCTAAAATCTGGTGGGAAAAAGGGTCTCCGCTCATCGTTTTAAGTGAAATGCTTCAGGAGAAAGTCGCTGATAAAGTTGACGTGCCTGTTGTATTAGCTATGCGCTACGGAAGCCCGTCTATGATGCAGGGATTACAGGAACTCAATGATCAGGGTGTTGATGAGGTATTAATACTGCCATTATATCCACAGTTTGCGATGGCGACTACAGAAACTATTTTAGTATTAGCTGAAGAATTGCGCGCAGCGCATTTTCCAAACATGCGATTTTCTGATATTCCGGCGTTTTATAACAAACCCGAATATATTGAAGTGCTTTCGCGTAGCATAGAAGAAAAAATTACAGATCTCGATTATGAGATGCTTGTTTTTAGTTATCATGGGGTTCCTGAGCGACACATACGTAAAAACGACGTTACTAAAAGTCATTGTAAAATAGATGGTTCTTGCTGTAAAACGCCATCTGCGGCACATCAATTTTGCTACCGCCATCAATGTTATGAGACCACACGTCAGGTAGCCGAAAAACTCAACTTAAAAGAAGGAACCTATTTTACCTCGTTTCAATCGCGTTTAGGGTTTGACCCGTGGTTACAGCCGTATACAGACCGCACGATAGAACGTTTTGGTAAAGAAGGTTTAAAGAAAATGGCAATTGTTACACCGGCATTTGTAAGTGACTGTTTAGAGACTTTAGAAGAAATCGCGATGGAAGGGGAAGAGATTTTTCACGAGATGGGTGGTAAAGAATTCACAACCATACCTTGTTTAAATGATCGTGACGACTGGGCGCATGTAGTAGCTACCTGGATAAATGACTGGGCACTCGTAGAACCCTCTAAAGCAATAGCATAATTTAATTCCCTCAATTCTTAATTGGGGGAATTTTCATTTAAATACATACGTTTTTGTTAAAGCCAAACAGATCTGAAGTTTTAGGTACAGAACCCATAAGTACCTTGCTTATAAAACAAGCATTACCGGCTTCAATAGGTATTCTGGTAATGTCGCTTAATATCCTGGTTGACACCATTTTTGTGGGTAACTGGATAGGTAGTATCGCAATTGCCGCTATTAATGTTGTTCTTCCGGTCTCGTTCTTTATAGCCGCTTTAGGAATGGCAATAGGGATAGGCGGCTCTTCAATTATCTCAAGAGCGTTAGGAGCAAACAATAAAGCTAAAGCATTTAAAACCTTCGGAAACCAAATTACCGTAACCGTGTTGCTCACTGTAGGAATGGTTGTTTTGGGGTTGGTTTTTATAAACGAACTTATCCCCGCTTTTGGGGGTAAAGGAGAAATCTTTGAGCCGGCTAAAGTGTATTATCGTATTGTTCTTTATGGCGTTCCGGTATTGGCGCTTTCGATGATGGGCAACAACGTTATTAGAGCAGAGGGGAAGCCCAAATTTGCTATGATTGCAATGATTATCCCTTCATTGGGGAATCTAATCCTCGATTATATTTTAATCAACATGCTAGATATGGGGATGGCTGGTGCAGCCTGGGCAACGACAGCTTCTTATATCTGCTGCTTTTTATACATTGTCTGGTATTTTTTAAGTAACCATTCAGAATTAAAAATAGATATCAGCCATTTTGGCCTCGACTGGCCTATACTTAAGGAGATGTCTGCTTTAGGTTTTGTGACACTAGCGAGACAGGCAGTGGTAAGTGTTACCTATTTGTTGATGAATAATATTCTGTTTGACCTTGGCGGCGAAGCATCTGTTACAGTCTATGGAATAATAGGTCGTATGCTTATGTTTGCTTTGTTTCCTGTGCTTGGGGTAACTCAGGGATTTCTACCTATTGCCGGGTATAACTTTGGAGCAAAAAATTATAACCGCGTACGCGAAAGTATAAAGCTCGCAATAACGTACGCTTGTGGTGTTGCACTTTTAATTTTTGCGCTAATTATGATTTTTCCCGAAGCTATCGTTTCGGTCTTTACACAAGATGCTGCTGTTTTAAGAGATACACCTAATGCTATGCGTTGGGTTTTCGCGGCTGTGCCGGTAATAGGCATTCAGTTAATAGGTTCGGCTTACTATCAGGCGATAGGTAAAGCGATTCCTGCACTCTTACTTACGTTAACCAGGCAGGGTTTTTTCTTTATTCCGCTGGTACTCATCTTGCCTAATTATTTTGGAGAATTGGGCGTGTGGATCTCGTTTCCCATAGCAGACGTGCTATCTACAATCGTCACCGCTTACTTTCTGTGGCGAGAAACACGTACAAAATTGTAGGGCTTCTCGCATGTATTGATGCGATTGCGTATTTTAGTTAGCTACAAACTAAGTTTTAAAAATATGCGATCACTTTTACTCAGGGCTTTTTGCCTAACACTCTTTATTTCAACCTTTGCTACACAGGCTCAAGATATAGATGAATCACTTTACGATGCTTTAGAATATAGACTTATAGGTCCTTTTAGAGGTGGGCGCAGTGCGGCTGTCACCGGTGTTCCTGGTAAGCCTAATTTATTTTATTTTGGCGCAACAGGTGGCGGAGTGTGGCGTACAAAAGACGGCGGTCGTAGCTGGGATAATATTTCAGATGGTTTTTTTGGCGGAAGTATTGGCGCTGTAGAAGTTGCTCCCAGTGATCCTAATATTATTTATGTAGGTGGAGGAGAAAATACGCTACGCGGAAACGTTTCTTCGGGCTACGGAATGTGGAAGACTACAGATGCCGGTAAAACCTGGCAACAAGCTGGGTTACCAAAAAGCAGGCATATTTCAAAAATACGTATTCACCCTACTAACCCAGATGTCGTGTATGCTGCTGTCTTGGGAGATATTTATAAACCTACTCAAGAACGCGGTGTTTATAAATCTACAGATGGCGGCGCAAACTGGGCTAAAGTTCTTTTTGCAAATGAAGACTCGGGAGCAATTGATTTAACTTTCGATCCTAATAATCCGCGTATTTTATATGCTTCAACCTGGCATGCGCGCAGAACACCCTACGATTTTACCAGTGGAGGTGCGGGATCTGCCCTTTGGAAAAGTACAGACAGTGGTTCTACCTGGAAAGAAATATCAGCAAATAAAGGCTTTCCCACAGATACTTTAGGGATTATAGGAGTTGCAGTTTCTCCGGTAAATTCTGAACGGGTTTTTGCTATTGTAGAAAATAAAGAAAAAGGGGGTTTGTATCGTAGTGAAGACGGTGGTGAAAACTGGTCTATGATTAACGACGATCGCAATATTAGACAGCGTGCCTGGTATTACACAAAAGTATATGCAGATACTCAGGATGAGGATGTGGTGTATGTACTTAATGTGAGTTATCACAAAAGTACAGATGGTGGTAAATCATTTGAAAGCAATAATGCACCGCATGGCGATCATCACGATTTATGGATCGCCCCAGAAGATCCTACACGTATGATTATGGGTGATGATGGTGGCGCTCAGGTAACTTATGATGGCGGTGAAACCTGGAGTACCTATCACAATCAACCTACCGCACAATTTTATAGAGTTACGACAGACAATCAGTTTCCATATCATATTTATGCGGCGCAGCAAGACAACTCTACGGTACGTATCCCGCACCGAACAGATGGTTATAGTATAGGAGAAGACGATTGGGATGAGACTGCAGGAGGAGAATCTGCACACATTGCAGTAGATCCTGAAGATGCTGATATTGTTTATGGTGGTAGTTATGATGGGTTTCTAACTCGTGTAAATCATAAAAATAACAGTGTACGCTCTGTTTCGGTTTGGCCAGATAACCCGATGGGGCACGGTGCAGAAGATATGAAATACCGTTTTCAGTGGAATTTCCCGATTATGTTTTCGCGTCACAATCCAGATGTTTTATATACGTATAGCAACAGAGTGCATAAGACCACAAACGAAGGTCAAAGCTGGGAAGTTATTAGCCCAGATTTAACTACAGATGATAAATCAAAACAGAAATCTTCGGGCGGACCAATTACGCAGGATAACACTTCGGTAGAATACTATTGTACCATTTTTGCCGCTAATGAAAGCCCTATAAAAGAGGGCCTCTTATGGACCGGTAGTGATGATGGTTTAGTTCACGTAAGTCGTGACGGCGGTGCAAATTGGGAGAATGTCACGCCTAGAGGAATGCCAGAGTGGATGATGATAAACAGTATTGAACCAAGCTATTTTGAAGAAGGCACGTGCTACATCGCAGGTACTAAATACAAGACCGGAGATTTTGCTCCGTATTTATACAAAACCACAGACTACGGAAAAACCTGGAAAAAAATTACAAACGGCATTGCTGGCGAACACTTTACACGTGTAGTTAGAGAAGATCCTAAGCAGAAAGGATTATTATACGCCGGTACCGAAACCGGAATGTATATTTCATTTGATGCAGGCGCAAACTGGAAACCCTTTCAATTAAACTTGCCTATAGTTCCTATTACAGACTTAGCCCTAAAAGACAATAACCTCATTGTGGCAACACAGGGTAGAAGTCTGTATATCATTGATGACTTGAGTGTTTTACACCAGTTGAATAGTTCTTCAAAAACTGATGCTGTAAAATTATTTAAGCCCAAAGACACTTATAGAATGGATGGCGGAAGTCGTAAAAATGCTAACGACTCGGGAACAAATCACCCTGCAGGAGTAATGACTTATTTTTATTTACCGGAATACGATGCAAAAAAAGACAGTATTACGCTTACCTATTTTGACGCTAAAAATGATACTATTAAATCGTATAACAACAAGGATAAAAAAGATAAGCTTGAAGTAGAAAAAGGAGCTAATCAATTTAACTGGGATATGACTTACAAAGGTGCAGAGCGTCTTGATGGTATGATCTTATGGTGGGCAAGTACCGAAGGACCCAAGCAAATTCCTGGAAACTACACCGTAAAACTAAATGTAAATGGTACAGATTATAGTGCGCCGTACAAAGTAGTTGCCGACCCGCGGAGTGAATCAACTTTAGCAGATATGCAGGCACAATTTGATTTTATAACTGATGTGAATGAAACGGTAGACCACGCACATCAAAGCATTAAGAAAATACGCAACATCAATGATCAGCTGAGTGCTTTTGAGAAGCAGTATAAAGATAACGAAGCAACTAAAGATTTACGAGACAAGTCTAAAAAACTGCGTGAAGATCTTGAAGAGATTGAGAAAGCCTTGTATCAAACTAAAAACCGAAGCGGTCAGGATCCTTTAAATTTTCCGATTAGATTAACAAATAAACTGGCGCATTTAAATTCGTTAGTAAGTATGGGAGACTTTGCACCTACAGATCAGGATATCGCTGTTAAAAATGAACTTACTCAGCAAATAAACACCCAGTTAACGAGGTTTGATAAGCTTGTAAGCGATGAGGTGACTGCCTTTAACGCAGATTTCAATGCGATGCAATTAAATTATTTATTTATACAGGAAGATTAGTTTTTAAAAACATTCTCCTTTAAATGATGGGGAAGTAATTTTGAATAAAATGAGGGGTGGTTCAGTTTAGTTTATAGCTATTTTGATGCTCCCCTTTTTTATTCAACGATATATTAGGTTTATTTTTACCCTATGGAATACTACAATTACCTAAAATCCCTGCATCTTATTTTTATAGTAACCTGGTTTGCGGGACTTTTTTACGTGCCGCGCCTGTTTATGTATCAGATTGAAGCTTCAGAAAAACAAGAGCCAGACCGCAGTATTTTAGGTGATCAACTTGCCTTAATGACTAAGCGCCTTTGGAAGATTATTACCTGGCCTTCGATGATTTTAGCAAGTATTTTTGCATTTGGAATGTTACATATTAGCCCGGGACTTTTAGAGCTTCCGTGGATGCAAATTAAACTGGGGTTTGTGGTTTTACTGTATGCATATCATTTCAAAAATCATCAGATTTATAAGCAGTTGCAAGCCGGTAATTTTAAGTATACCACAAAATTTATGCGCATCTGGAATGAGGGTCCTACACTTATTCTCTTTGCCGTAGTATTTTTAGTAATAACAAAAAGTGCAACCAACTGGATTTGGGGTTTAGCAGGGCTATTAACGCTTGCGATACTTCTTATGCTAGGAATAAAACTATATAAAAGCATACGCGAAAAAAACCCGAACGCCTGACGGCGCGATTTTTGATACCTTCTAACCCATGAAATTTAACAAGCTTTCGTTACGCCTGCGCATCTTTTTTGGGATGGTTTTCCTCATTCTGGGAGCTTCGATTCTCATTGGGATTATTAGTGTTGTACAATACAAAGAGGAAGCAAAAGAATATCACCGCGATCGCTTGTTGCGCAAAGAAGATCAGATTAGAGCAGAGATAGATTACGTTTTGGACCAGACTTCTTATGAGATAACCGCAAATAACCTCCCTAATATTTTAAGATGGCAACAGAACATATACCGCATTGCAGATGTTCACGAGTTGCCTATTAATATCTACGATCTAAAAGGACACCTTTTATTAAAATCTAAAGACGGCTTTGTTTCAGATACCTTAGAAACAGCGCTCACACCTAAAATTCTAGATGGTTTAGCTAATTCTCCCACAAAACGTTGGGTCGAACAATTAGAGATAGACGGTGTAAAATATACCTCGTCATACACCTACATCAACGACAATAAGTTTAAGCCGCTTGCGATAATGAATCTACCCTATATACAGGATGATGATTTTATAACCCGCGAGCTCGATGAGTTTCTGCGTAGACTTGCAGAAGGCTATTTGTTTATGCTGCTTATTGCTACAGCATTATCCTATTTTCTATCGCGTTACATTACACGTAGCTTAAAAACCATAGGTGATAAAATGATTGAGACGCGTCTTGACAAGCGCAATCAGCGTATTGAGATTGACGATGCCAGTGAAGAAATTAACAACCTCGTGCAGTCTTATAACGGGATGATAGACGAACTCGAAAACTCTGCAGCGCAACTTGCACAAAGCGAGCGGGAGGCAGCCTGGCGAGAGATGGCAAAACAGGTAGCACACGAGATTAAAAATCCGTTGACACCTATGCGCTTAACCGTACAAAGTTTTCAACGCAGATTTGATCCTGAAGATCCTGATATTCACAAAAAGTTAGATGAGTACAGCAAAACCTTGATTCAGCAGATAGACACGATGAGTTCTATAGCAGAGGCTTTTTCTAACTTCGCTAAAATGCCTGCGCAGCAAAATGAAACGTTGAATGTGGTTTTTGTAACTAAGCTCGCGCTCGATATTTTTACAGAACCTTATTTGACTTTTGTTTCGGAAGAGGAAGAGATTACCGCAAAATTTGACCGTACCCAGTTGATTCGGGTGATTACAAATCTTGTTAAAAATGCTACTCAGGCGACCGAAGATACTCCAGATCCTAAAATACGGGTTGAGGTAAAGCGGGAAGACGGTATGGTATGTATTTTGGTTTGCGATAATGGTCATGGTATTTCAGAAGATCTTGCAGAAAAAGTTTTTGAACCTAAATTCACCACAAAATCAAGTGGAATGGGACTAGGACTGGCGATGGTTAAAAATATCGTGGAAACCTATAACGGAACCATTACCTTTACTTCTAAATCGGAACGAGGAACTGTTTTTAAAGTGTCTTTTCCGCAGGCAATTGTCTAAAAACTAAATAGTATAATCATGAATTTTGAAAATCTTATTTATGAAGTCGATGATCAATTGGCTATCATAACCATAAACAGACCAAAAAAACTAAACGCACTTAATAAAGAAACCATTCAGGAATTGCACGACGCGTTTGCAGAAGCTGATAGCGATCCTAATATTGGAGTAATCATCTTAACCGGAAGCGGAGAAAAAGCATTTGTTGCCGGCGCAGATATTAGTGAGTTTTCAGATTTTGAAGAAGAGCAAGGCGCTCTTTTAGCACGTAAAGGTCAGAAATTATTATTTGACTTTATCGAAAACCTAAGTACACCGGTAGTTGCTGCAATTAACGGTTTTGCATTAGGTGGCGGTCTAGAATTAGCAATGGCGGCTCACATACGTATCGCCAGTGATAATGCACGAATGGGTCTGCCCGAAACTTCGCTGGGTTTAATACCAGGTTATGGGGGCACACAGCGTTTACCGCAGTTAGTAGGTAAAGGCCGCGCTTTTGAAATGATTATGACTGCCAGTATGATTAATGCAGATCAAGCATTACAATATGGTCTTGTGAATCACGTAACAATGCAAGAAGAGTTAATGTCTCACGCAGAAAAATTAGCGGCTAAGATTTTAGATAACTCCGGCGTTGCGATTGCTACAGCAATAACAGCAGTTAACGCAGGTTTTAAAGCGGGTGTTAACGGTTACGATGTAGAGATTGAAGGTTTTGGTGCTTCTTTTGGTACTGAAGATTTTAAAGAAGGAACTTCAGCATTTTTAGAAAAACGAAAAGCAGAGTTTCCCGGAAAATAAATAGATACGCTAGTCTGAACTTGTCAAAGACTCATAAACAAAAAAACCGCTTTTTAGCGGTTTTTTAATTTTAATAAAGCCCTTATTATCAGCACAAAAAAGTTCTGATATCCCGTAAATCACTTCTGTAAACAAGTATATTTGTTTGGATATAAGGAGTTAGCAACAAGGCTGAAAAAACATCGAGATAAAAATAAAAATTAGGAGTTCATCAAATGATAGATAAAAAAACACTCGGATTTTTAAAAAAATTAACTTCCAATAATTCTAAAGAATGGCTGGACGAAAATAGGTCGGATTATAATTTTGCGAAAGATGATATCTTAAATATGACCCAAACTCTTATCAATTCGGTATCTGAATTTGATTTAGGAATTGCAAAAGCGGACTTAAATCCAAAAAAGTGTATTACAAGACTAAATCGAGACTTGCGATTCTCTAAAGACAAAACACCGTATAAAACGGGCTATTACATTGTGCTGAATCGGAACGGAAAAAACAGTCCTTGTGCTTTCTACTATGTGCATATTGAACCGAATAATTGTTTTGTAGGAGGTGGAGTTTATAATCCGCAATCTTCCGAACTGAAAAAAATAAGAAGTGAAATTAACGCTTCCTTCGACGAATGGAATAAAATTATCAATAACAAAGATTTCCAAACAAAATTTCCAAGTGGAATCCATAATTCTGGAACTCTTGTCAGAAGTCCTAAAGAATTTGAAGATGACAATCCTGCAATCGAATTTCTAAAAATGAAAGGATTTTATACACAGGAACCAATATCGGATAAGGAAATTCAATCGAACCAGATTTCGGAAAAAATCCTTGATTATTTCGTAACAGTTAAACCTTTGGTGGATTATTTAAACGTTGCAATTGAGGAATAGTATGCAAAGCCCAGTTGCTAACAATGTATATAAAAAATAGCGCAAGTCTTTGCTAACACTAAGGCTTGGGCATTTTTGGAAAGTCGCCAAATATTTAAAATTGACGATTTTAAATAAAAAGATAAATAGTAAAATTTAAAAATTCGGCTTGTGTTTAATCCGAAGATTAACAGCTTATTTTCAGCGCTACTTTTCATATACGGAGCCGTTGTGGTGCATTTCTCACTCGAATCAACAAAATGAAAAATTTAATAATTATAATTTTTATTCTATCACTTTTTTCTTGTTCGAAAAGATTCAAACCAGCTACAAATGAGAATGAATATTTTGTATTAACTGAATTAAATACAAAAGACACTTTATTCAGAATTTCAAAAAATGAGTTTTATGAAATGGGAGATGATTTTGCTTTTGTGAATCGAAAAGGAGATACTATAATTTCATCTAAAAAAATATACTTCACATTTAAAGATACTATTACAACATTCGGAATTGTACTTGAAAAAGAAACTTATGATTTAATTGGAATAAATCGGAAAGGAGAAAGAATTTTTGAAGTATATATTTATGACAATGGACCTGATTATATTTCTGAAGGTTTATTCAGAATTAAGAAAAATGGAAAAATTGGTTTTGCGAATGAAAAAGGAGAAATTATAATCAAACCGCAATTTGAATGTGCTTCGAATTTTGAGAATGGAATTGCATCAGTAACTTACGATTGTTATTTGTATTATGACTTGGATGAACATTTACGTTCTGAAAGTGAAAGTTGGTTTGAAATAGATAAAACTGGAAAACGAATTGAATAAAAAAACGACACCACGACAACATATATAATTTATTGCTAGTTCTAGCCTACTTACGAAAATCCTCGCGGATTTTCTATTCGGTTTGTATTTGCTAATTTAGTTGCTGAAACACGCAACGAAATCATACACAAACACGTTGGCAAACATTTGAATGAAAATCGTACCCCGAATTCAAGAACTTAACGGACCAACTCAAAATTCAATAATTAAAAATAATCTACGAAATGAAAACTAAAAAACTAATTTTTTCATTAATTCTAGGAATAATCTTCTCTAACAGTTATTCCCAAATATCTGCATCCTTTTATCAGAATGAATCAAACTCTAAAATTGCAATTGGGTACGAATTTAACGACACATTATGGACGGACTTTAGATTATATTCTGGAACAAATATTGAAAATATAACACCAGAAATAGTCCTGAATTATAATTTAGTGAAAAAAGAAAAATATGAAACATATATCGGAGCTGGAATTGTATTAAATAATATTAATGGAATAGTTATACCTATTGGAATCGGAATTAAACCATTTGAGAGTTTGAAAAACTTATCATTTAATATTGAATTAAATCCGTTATATGAAATTGACTTTGAAGACGTTTTTATTCGTGGATTTATTGGAATTAGGTACGTTGTGAAATAAAAAACTAATGCTAACAAAGAGAGGGGATTATCAATGTTGACAAAATCTAACACTTCAGCGTATATCATAACCTTAATCCTCTCTTTGTTCTTTCTGATTTATACTATCAATTTAAAGAGAATCAAACTTAAGCCGTTTATAATTTATTGCTAGTTCTAGCCTACTTACGAGAGTCATCGCGGACTTTCTATTCGGTTTGTATTTGCTAAATTAGTTGCTGAAAAACGCAACGAAATCATACACAAACACGTA
The sequence above is a segment of the Leeuwenhoekiella sp. MAR_2009_132 genome. Coding sequences within it:
- a CDS encoding sensor histidine kinase, translating into MKFNKLSLRLRIFFGMVFLILGASILIGIISVVQYKEEAKEYHRDRLLRKEDQIRAEIDYVLDQTSYEITANNLPNILRWQQNIYRIADVHELPINIYDLKGHLLLKSKDGFVSDTLETALTPKILDGLANSPTKRWVEQLEIDGVKYTSSYTYINDNKFKPLAIMNLPYIQDDDFITRELDEFLRRLAEGYLFMLLIATALSYFLSRYITRSLKTIGDKMIETRLDKRNQRIEIDDASEEINNLVQSYNGMIDELENSAAQLAQSEREAAWREMAKQVAHEIKNPLTPMRLTVQSFQRRFDPEDPDIHKKLDEYSKTLIQQIDTMSSIAEAFSNFAKMPAQQNETLNVVFVTKLALDIFTEPYLTFVSEEEEITAKFDRTQLIRVITNLVKNATQATEDTPDPKIRVEVKREDGMVCILVCDNGHGISEDLAEKVFEPKFTTKSSGMGLGLAMVKNIVETYNGTITFTSKSERGTVFKVSFPQAIV
- a CDS encoding WD40/YVTN/BNR-like repeat-containing protein, whose protein sequence is MRSLLLRAFCLTLFISTFATQAQDIDESLYDALEYRLIGPFRGGRSAAVTGVPGKPNLFYFGATGGGVWRTKDGGRSWDNISDGFFGGSIGAVEVAPSDPNIIYVGGGENTLRGNVSSGYGMWKTTDAGKTWQQAGLPKSRHISKIRIHPTNPDVVYAAVLGDIYKPTQERGVYKSTDGGANWAKVLFANEDSGAIDLTFDPNNPRILYASTWHARRTPYDFTSGGAGSALWKSTDSGSTWKEISANKGFPTDTLGIIGVAVSPVNSERVFAIVENKEKGGLYRSEDGGENWSMINDDRNIRQRAWYYTKVYADTQDEDVVYVLNVSYHKSTDGGKSFESNNAPHGDHHDLWIAPEDPTRMIMGDDGGAQVTYDGGETWSTYHNQPTAQFYRVTTDNQFPYHIYAAQQDNSTVRIPHRTDGYSIGEDDWDETAGGESAHIAVDPEDADIVYGGSYDGFLTRVNHKNNSVRSVSVWPDNPMGHGAEDMKYRFQWNFPIMFSRHNPDVLYTYSNRVHKTTNEGQSWEVISPDLTTDDKSKQKSSGGPITQDNTSVEYYCTIFAANESPIKEGLLWTGSDDGLVHVSRDGGANWENVTPRGMPEWMMINSIEPSYFEEGTCYIAGTKYKTGDFAPYLYKTTDYGKTWKKITNGIAGEHFTRVVREDPKQKGLLYAGTETGMYISFDAGANWKPFQLNLPIVPITDLALKDNNLIVATQGRSLYIIDDLSVLHQLNSSSKTDAVKLFKPKDTYRMDGGSRKNANDSGTNHPAGVMTYFYLPEYDAKKDSITLTYFDAKNDTIKSYNNKDKKDKLEVEKGANQFNWDMTYKGAERLDGMILWWASTEGPKQIPGNYTVKLNVNGTDYSAPYKVVADPRSESTLADMQAQFDFITDVNETVDHAHQSIKKIRNINDQLSAFEKQYKDNEATKDLRDKSKKLREDLEEIEKALYQTKNRSGQDPLNFPIRLTNKLAHLNSLVSMGDFAPTDQDIAVKNELTQQINTQLTRFDKLVSDEVTAFNADFNAMQLNYLFIQED
- a CDS encoding CopD family protein, with protein sequence MEYYNYLKSLHLIFIVTWFAGLFYVPRLFMYQIEASEKQEPDRSILGDQLALMTKRLWKIITWPSMILASIFAFGMLHISPGLLELPWMQIKLGFVVLLYAYHFKNHQIYKQLQAGNFKYTTKFMRIWNEGPTLILFAVVFLVITKSATNWIWGLAGLLTLAILLMLGIKLYKSIREKNPNA
- a CDS encoding enoyl-CoA hydratase/isomerase family protein; the protein is MNFENLIYEVDDQLAIITINRPKKLNALNKETIQELHDAFAEADSDPNIGVIILTGSGEKAFVAGADISEFSDFEEEQGALLARKGQKLLFDFIENLSTPVVAAINGFALGGGLELAMAAHIRIASDNARMGLPETSLGLIPGYGGTQRLPQLVGKGRAFEMIMTASMINADQALQYGLVNHVTMQEELMSHAEKLAAKILDNSGVAIATAITAVNAGFKAGVNGYDVEIEGFGASFGTEDFKEGTSAFLEKRKAEFPGK